Proteins from a genomic interval of Narcine bancroftii isolate sNarBan1 chromosome 12, sNarBan1.hap1, whole genome shotgun sequence:
- the carhsp1 gene encoding calcium-regulated heat-stable protein 1, producing MASESKSSPASQPVPVSLSSRDLHFPDNSKIRERSPSPMKGFLIPSPLPTRRTRTTSATARAAEGPIFKGTCKCFSRSKGHGFITPADGGTEIFVHVSDIEGEYVPMEGDEVSYKVCLIPPKNEKKQAVEVVITHLAPGTKHETWSGQVVSS from the exons ATGGCTTCTGAATCCAAGTCGTCACCAGCTTCCCAGCCTGTACCAGTGTCGTTGTCATCACGAGATCTTCACTTTCCCGACAACAGTAAAATAAGGGAGCGCTCTCCTTCACCAATGAAGGGTTTCCTCATTCCAAGCCCTTTACCTACTAGGAGGACGAGAACTACTTCTGC AACTGCCCGTGCAGCTGAAGGACCAATTTTCAAAGGAACCTGTAAATGTTTTTCCCGTTCAAAAGGCCATGGATTTATTACTCCAGCAGATGGAGGGACCGAGATCTTTGTTCATGTCTCTGA CATTGAAGGAGAATATGTGCCAATGGAAGGTGATGAAGTCTCTTACAAGGTCTGTCTCATTCCTCCCAAAAATGAGAAGAAGCAGGCTGTTGAGGTGGTCATCACCCACCTAGCCCCAGGGACTAAACATGAAACATGGTCAGGCCAAGTTGTCAGCTCATAA